The following coding sequences are from one Natrarchaeobaculum sulfurireducens window:
- a CDS encoding MFS transporter — protein MVIGAVILSTFFVGFGGGVIFPILPNLGVVLGISPVLVGLILSANRFSRLFANAPAGVLVDRLGTRTPFVAGMVIQGVATFGYVIAMVSAHPSLWFLPDVPEAWFLGSRIVWGIGSAAVFATAYTIAADVSDDDSRGASMGLIRGGVLFGFPSGVVIGGVLSELWGTVPAFAVATMFAGFASVIAFATIPETHVDGDEHRSVSLTDVDVSVPAVTVGLVNFTVLFAYIGALFATLVLFLDHNELGVFGFDAQASSGIFMAVTVVAAGVFMFLGGYVSDRTGSRMPTLLTFLGTSFVGFVMLALADSVGTLTAACLLIGAGQGGTSGPLMALLADLTPDERMGRAVGTNNVLGDVGGGLGPIVSLPLVELVGFLPIYVVCAVLPLVAGAILLVGVHHETGRFTPRVDPSQDPANEQSPGHAD, from the coding sequence GTGGTGATCGGCGCGGTCATCCTGAGCACGTTCTTCGTCGGCTTCGGTGGCGGTGTGATCTTCCCAATCCTGCCGAATTTGGGCGTCGTACTCGGCATCTCGCCGGTTCTGGTTGGGCTAATTCTCAGTGCCAACCGGTTTTCGCGGCTGTTTGCGAACGCCCCGGCTGGCGTCCTCGTCGACCGACTCGGCACTCGGACGCCGTTCGTCGCTGGCATGGTTATCCAGGGTGTGGCGACGTTTGGCTACGTGATCGCGATGGTCTCGGCACACCCATCACTGTGGTTTCTGCCTGACGTTCCCGAAGCCTGGTTTCTGGGTTCGCGGATCGTCTGGGGGATCGGTAGTGCGGCGGTCTTTGCGACCGCGTACACGATCGCCGCCGACGTCAGCGACGACGATTCCCGTGGCGCAAGCATGGGCCTCATACGTGGCGGCGTGTTGTTCGGCTTCCCGAGCGGGGTCGTCATTGGTGGTGTCCTTAGCGAACTCTGGGGGACGGTGCCCGCGTTCGCCGTCGCGACGATGTTCGCCGGGTTCGCGAGCGTGATCGCCTTCGCGACGATCCCGGAAACCCACGTCGACGGTGACGAACACCGCTCGGTCTCGCTCACGGACGTCGACGTCAGCGTGCCCGCAGTGACGGTCGGTCTGGTGAACTTCACGGTCCTGTTCGCCTACATCGGCGCGCTGTTCGCGACGCTCGTCCTCTTTCTCGACCACAACGAACTCGGCGTTTTCGGCTTCGACGCCCAGGCTTCTTCGGGGATTTTCATGGCAGTCACCGTCGTCGCTGCGGGAGTTTTCATGTTTCTCGGTGGCTACGTCAGCGACCGGACCGGATCGCGGATGCCGACGCTTTTGACGTTCCTCGGTACGTCGTTCGTCGGCTTCGTCATGCTCGCACTGGCTGACTCGGTTGGGACCCTCACCGCTGCCTGTCTGCTCATCGGTGCCGGTCAGGGCGGCACGAGCGGCCCATTGATGGCGCTACTCGCAGATCTCACGCCGGACGAGCGGATGGGACGGGCTGTCGGGACGAACAACGTCCTCGGCGACGTCGGCGGTGGACTTGGCCCGATCGTCTCACTCCCGCTCGTCGAACTCGTCGGCTTCTTGCCGATCTACGTCGTCTGTGCAGTTCTCCCTCTGGTCGCTGGTGCGATTCTCCTCGTCGGCGTTCACCACGAAACCGGCCGATTCACCCCTCGCGTCGACCCGAGTCAGGACCCAGCGAACGAACAATCGCCGGGCCACGCCGACTGA
- a CDS encoding 3-hydroxyacyl-CoA dehydrogenase/enoyl-CoA hydratase family protein — protein sequence MSLESIDRVAVLGAGNMGHGITEVTAMAGYDVTMRDIEPEYVENGYEQLAWSLEKLEEKALLEESAEDVLERIETTTDLEEAVADADLVIEAAPENLELKHDIFSDLETYCDSETLLATNTSSLPITEIAEAVETPERVLGLHFFNPPVKMDLVEVIYGEETSDAVAEAGYEWVESIGKTPIYVRKDVRGFVVNTIVGPFGGEPAWMVSEGEATIQEADATMVHERGYPMGTFELGDLTGIDVGYSVRKEAGDPVPPIVAEKVDAGELGRKTGTGYYEYEDGDGPDYDPDDAGDFDWLRVEARMINRAAFLVGEGVATPEEVDTGVKLGLGFPEGICRRGDKLGLETVLEKLERLHEATDAERFEPHPYLEELVAAGKTGEEAGEGFYEYDGDDDDGLGTYHNLNVDLEDGVLCVELDRPSRLNALSPDLLAEIDDLFSSVDVDGIRCATIEGTGDRAFSAGADVNSFVGADPTDLMSVTPAFETVTDFPRPVLAKIDGYCLGGGLELALACDLRIATERSSFGCPEIDLGLIPGGGGTQRLTRILGETRAKELVFRGNHIDAERAAEWGLLNRAVAREAFDDVVAEFVDDLRTGPPIALEVAKKVMNEGQDASIDAALAMESQGFGLLASTDDVVEGTMAFAEDREPEFEGT from the coding sequence ATGTCACTCGAGAGCATCGACCGCGTTGCCGTTCTCGGCGCGGGGAACATGGGACACGGAATCACCGAAGTGACCGCGATGGCCGGCTACGACGTCACAATGCGCGATATCGAGCCCGAGTACGTCGAAAACGGCTACGAACAGCTCGCCTGGAGCCTCGAAAAACTCGAGGAGAAAGCCCTGCTCGAGGAGTCCGCCGAGGACGTTCTCGAGCGGATCGAGACGACGACGGATCTCGAGGAGGCGGTCGCCGACGCCGACCTCGTGATCGAGGCGGCCCCCGAGAACCTCGAGTTGAAACACGACATCTTCAGCGACCTCGAGACCTACTGTGATTCGGAGACGCTGCTCGCGACGAACACCTCGAGTCTACCGATCACCGAGATCGCCGAGGCAGTCGAGACGCCCGAACGAGTCCTCGGGTTGCACTTTTTCAACCCGCCGGTGAAGATGGATCTCGTCGAGGTTATCTACGGCGAGGAGACGAGTGACGCGGTCGCCGAAGCGGGCTACGAGTGGGTCGAGTCGATCGGGAAGACGCCGATCTACGTCCGTAAAGACGTCCGTGGCTTCGTCGTCAATACGATCGTTGGCCCGTTCGGCGGCGAGCCCGCCTGGATGGTCTCGGAAGGCGAGGCGACGATCCAGGAGGCCGACGCGACGATGGTTCACGAACGGGGCTACCCGATGGGGACGTTCGAACTCGGCGACCTCACGGGCATCGACGTCGGCTACTCCGTCCGTAAAGAGGCCGGTGATCCCGTGCCGCCGATCGTCGCCGAAAAAGTCGACGCTGGGGAACTGGGCCGGAAAACCGGTACGGGCTACTACGAGTACGAAGACGGGGACGGTCCCGACTACGACCCCGACGATGCGGGCGACTTCGACTGGCTGCGCGTCGAAGCACGCATGATCAATCGCGCCGCGTTCCTCGTCGGCGAGGGCGTCGCGACGCCCGAGGAGGTCGACACCGGCGTCAAGCTCGGCCTTGGCTTTCCCGAGGGGATCTGCCGACGCGGCGACAAACTCGGCCTCGAGACCGTCCTCGAGAAACTCGAGCGCCTCCACGAAGCGACCGATGCCGAGCGGTTCGAGCCCCATCCCTACCTCGAGGAACTCGTCGCGGCGGGCAAGACGGGCGAAGAGGCTGGCGAAGGGTTCTACGAGTACGACGGCGATGATGACGACGGGCTGGGGACCTATCACAACCTGAACGTCGACCTCGAAGACGGCGTGTTGTGCGTCGAACTCGACCGGCCGTCGCGGCTGAACGCACTCTCGCCCGATCTGCTCGCCGAAATCGACGACCTGTTTTCCTCAGTCGACGTCGACGGGATCCGGTGTGCGACGATCGAAGGCACGGGCGACCGGGCGTTCAGCGCGGGTGCCGACGTCAACAGCTTCGTCGGTGCGGACCCGACGGATCTAATGAGCGTCACGCCTGCCTTCGAGACGGTCACCGACTTCCCGCGCCCGGTCCTCGCGAAAATCGACGGCTACTGCCTGGGTGGCGGACTCGAGCTTGCACTCGCCTGTGATCTTCGGATCGCGACCGAGCGGTCGTCCTTTGGCTGTCCCGAGATCGACCTCGGGCTCATCCCCGGCGGGGGCGGCACCCAGCGACTCACTCGTATCCTCGGAGAGACCCGCGCGAAGGAACTGGTCTTCCGGGGCAACCATATCGACGCCGAACGCGCCGCGGAGTGGGGACTACTCAACCGCGCCGTTGCACGCGAGGCGTTCGACGACGTCGTTGCCGAGTTCGTCGACGATCTGCGGACGGGGCCGCCAATCGCCCTCGAGGTCGCGAAGAAAGTCATGAACGAAGGCCAGGACGCCAGCATCGACGCCGCACTGGCAATGGAGAGTCAGGGCTTTGGCCTCCTTGCGAGTACGGACGACGTCGTCGAGGGGACGATGGCGTTCGCCGAGGACCGAGAGCCGGAGTTCGAGGGGACCTGA
- a CDS encoding TetR/AcrR family transcriptional regulator has product MGANGDGDPVDTQEAIMQATYRALCTHGYSSLTMQSIADEFDKTKGVIHYHYDTKQDLLVAFLEYLLDAFERDIAVDEQQDPGTRLEALIETLLFGPPERGEFDHWELTTAMLEIRSEAPHNPEFRRQLSHNYETVEAMVIAIVEDGIEQGVFRDVDAEEVATLLLTTINGARIYQVTLQRDDVAELTSASLEGIVRHWLRQPGGVGE; this is encoded by the coding sequence ATGGGGGCAAACGGCGACGGTGACCCCGTCGACACCCAGGAGGCGATCATGCAGGCAACCTATCGGGCGCTGTGTACCCACGGGTACTCTAGCCTGACGATGCAGTCGATCGCCGACGAGTTCGACAAGACGAAAGGCGTGATTCACTACCACTACGACACGAAGCAAGACCTGCTCGTGGCGTTTCTCGAGTACCTGCTGGATGCGTTCGAACGCGATATCGCCGTCGACGAGCAACAGGACCCTGGTACTCGACTCGAGGCGTTGATCGAGACGCTCCTGTTCGGACCGCCCGAACGCGGCGAGTTCGATCACTGGGAGCTGACGACGGCGATGCTCGAGATCAGATCGGAAGCGCCGCACAATCCGGAGTTTCGCCGACAGCTCTCGCACAATTACGAGACTGTCGAAGCGATGGTGATCGCGATCGTCGAAGACGGCATCGAACAGGGCGTCTTCCGTGACGTCGACGCCGAGGAGGTCGCGACGCTGTTGTTGACGACGATCAACGGGGCACGGATCTATCAGGTCACGCTTCAGCGCGACGACGTCGCCGAGTTGACGAGTGCGAGTCTCGAGGGGATCGTCCGTCACTGGCTCCGTCAGCCGGGTGGGGTCGGCGAGTGA
- a CDS encoding phosphotransferase family protein, producing MTDSYYDRLVDEDALATFLEDQLGEADDYDVERHQEGHSNETLFVTWGERDLVLRRPPPGETAETAHDVVREYEVMDAVAATDVPVPNPVLACEDHDVIGSDFYLMDRLEGDVLREGEPDRFAAPDHRRRMGEELVDTLAKVHRLDYEALGLGEFGYPDGYTDRQVERWGQQLMWAFEVTADEREVPDLYEVGSWLQENAPDEHPHTLVHGDYKLDNVMFGPGTPPELVAVFDWEMATLGDPRADLGWMLSYWRDPKDPDPTIPELVTRFMEREGYPTRLELVDRWEERTGLEFEHERFYRALAVYKLAGLGEMFFRRYLEGNSDNPMYPKMEDRVPALAARAKRIVEGDEPL from the coding sequence ATGACCGACAGCTACTACGACCGCCTCGTCGACGAGGACGCACTCGCCACGTTCCTCGAGGACCAGCTGGGCGAGGCAGACGACTACGACGTCGAACGACATCAGGAAGGCCACTCGAACGAGACGCTGTTCGTGACGTGGGGTGAGCGCGACCTCGTGTTGCGTCGTCCTCCACCGGGTGAGACGGCCGAGACGGCCCACGACGTCGTCCGGGAGTACGAGGTGATGGACGCGGTCGCGGCGACCGACGTTCCGGTTCCGAACCCCGTCCTCGCGTGTGAGGATCACGACGTCATCGGGAGCGACTTCTACCTGATGGACCGCCTCGAGGGCGACGTGTTACGCGAGGGCGAACCCGATCGGTTCGCCGCGCCCGACCACCGCCGACGGATGGGCGAGGAACTCGTCGACACGCTCGCGAAGGTCCACCGACTCGACTACGAGGCGCTCGGCCTCGGCGAGTTCGGCTACCCCGACGGATACACCGACCGACAGGTCGAACGCTGGGGTCAACAGCTCATGTGGGCCTTCGAGGTGACGGCCGACGAACGCGAGGTCCCCGACCTCTACGAAGTGGGCTCGTGGCTCCAGGAGAACGCACCCGACGAGCACCCTCACACGCTCGTCCACGGCGACTACAAACTCGATAACGTGATGTTCGGTCCCGGAACCCCACCCGAACTCGTCGCCGTCTTCGACTGGGAGATGGCCACCCTCGGCGACCCGCGGGCCGATCTGGGCTGGATGCTGTCGTACTGGCGTGACCCGAAAGACCCCGACCCGACGATTCCGGAACTCGTGACGCGATTTATGGAACGCGAGGGGTACCCGACCCGCCTCGAGTTAGTCGACCGCTGGGAGGAGCGAACCGGTCTCGAGTTCGAACACGAGCGGTTCTACCGCGCGCTCGCGGTTTACAAGCTGGCCGGCCTCGGAGAGATGTTCTTCCGGCGATACCTCGAGGGCAACAGCGACAATCCGATGTATCCCAAGATGGAAGACCGGGTTCCCGCGCTGGCCGCCCGTGCGAAACGGATCGTCGAGGGTGACGAGCCGCTGTAA